Below is a genomic region from Trichomycterus rosablanca isolate fTriRos1 chromosome 15, fTriRos1.hap1, whole genome shotgun sequence.
AGCTGGATGTCCTTAGGCATGATGGTCACCCTCTTGGCATGGATGGCGCACAGGTTGGTGTCCTCGAACAGACCGACCAGGTAAGCCTCACTGGCCTCCTGCAGAGCCATGACGGCAGAACTCTGGAAGCGCAGATCGGTCTTAAAGTCCTGAGCGATCTCTCTAACCAGGCGCTGGAAGGGCAGCTTGCGGATGAGCAGCTCAGTGGACTTCTGATAACGGCGGATTTCACGCAGAGCCACGGTACCTGGCCTGTAACGGTGAGGTTTCTTCACACCGCCGGTAGCCGGGGCGCTCTTGCGGGCAGCCTTAGTGGCGAGCTGCTTCCTCGGCGCCTTACCACCGGTGGACTTACGAGCGGTCTGCTTGGTTCTTGCCATCGCGTCTGGAACTCTGCACTagaggtgggcggatcgatccaaatatcgatatatcgATACCAACGCTAGTATTGATATTGAGCAATACTTGTGTAAAAAGATCGATActcaagctttttttctctcccgCACGCACTGACTGCTGCGCACGCGGATTCATCaaagtctctctgtctgtaagaGCCCTCCCCCCTCTCGTCTTTTGTTGTTGCACCGTCACGTGGCTCAGCGGCGCCAGCCAAACAGCCATGCAGGTAGGCTCAGCCTGGCCCGCCCACTCAGCCCTTGCAGTCGCCCCTCGAGTCGACACGTCACAGTACGGAGAGAGACATGATACTGttct
It encodes:
- the LOC134329508 gene encoding histone H3; this translates as MARTKQTARKSTGGKAPRKQLATKAARKSAPATGGVKKPHRYRPGTVALREIRRYQKSTELLIRKLPFQRLVREIAQDFKTDLRFQSSAVMALQEASEAYLVGLFEDTNLCAIHAKRVTIMPKDIQLARRIRGERA